Genomic DNA from Sphaerodactylus townsendi isolate TG3544 linkage group LG14, MPM_Stown_v2.3, whole genome shotgun sequence:
cggctccctttatttatttatttttttggtgcttacctttaaagccctaaatcgcaggtgtcaaactcgcggccctccaggtgttatggactacagttcccatcatcccctgccagcatcatgttggcaggggacgataggcactgtagtccataacatctggagggccgcgagtttgacacctatgccctaaatgGTCTGTGGCCATTTGACTTGCGCCTCTCCCAGTACGCCCCTCCGTAGTCACTGTGTTCAGAGAATAATAACGTACTGGTAGCGCCTTGCCCAAATAATATCCGGctggccttgaccagggccagggcattcttggccctggccccacctggtgggacactctgtctgatgagacctgggccctgcaggacttggtgCCGTTCTGCAGggtttcagaataatgcactttcaaactgctttcagtgctctttgaagctgtgcggaatagcaaaatccacttgcaaacaattgtgaaagtggtttgaaaacgcattattctgcatgtgcggaaggggccaaagatagagctgttcctccaggcatATAGTTAAGGCAGCTACGTAGCCTCCCTCTTCTCTGTCTCCTCCATGGGATTTTTTATGAGGGTAGGTATGGATAAAAGcaggaaatacagtggaacctctgttttcatccgtttcggttttcatcgattttttcagtgaaaaatttgtctcagtttttgtcgatttgcctcggttttcatcgatttgcagtaaggtgcaggggtttgtggagaaaaatcacccggacaaagctgttgcaggccatgtctgcaacttgtttaatgacaatgtcttgcccaatttcagacaaatcttaaagaggcgtcagaaacagacctctttggacagcttcctggtgtgacattggtcccctggctctgaagctggtcctagtgttattgtttgttattgttttcagcattaaacactacaTTTATTCAccataaaatgtgtttttggtatgttttttggagtgcctagaacagattaattggatttacattgattcctatggaaaagtttgcctcggttttcatcggttttggtttttatCGATTCTTTTctgacggattaccaatgaaaaccgaggttccactgtaccttcTGGGTTTTAATGGGCTGTTTGtagttttattttgaagcatATGAGGCCTTTTAACCCcatgttttaatattgtaattttgcatatgttgtgagccaccctgagcctgccaagggaagggcagcataaaagTTTGATAAAATAATCAAATACATTCCTGGAAGGGAGGCTGGGTGAGTGAGCCAGAAAACTACTCCTGTTGTGTTTCTAGGTAATATTAGGTCAGAATCAGAAGAGCAAATCCAAGTACATTGTTCCATCTAATCCTTGCTaactctgcattttttttaaaaaaaatctgggaatcAGAATATTGGTACAAAAGGCCGTTATAACCTTGTAGTGATCGcatgtaattccagaagatctttaAACcccagaaagaggggaggggaggtacaacagaaaaatatgttttatttatagttATAGATCCCTACACATCgattttctttccaaaggaagcCTTGGTCAAAAGATTAATGTCATCGCAGTCAAAATTTGATAGGGCTGGCACTCTTGCCGAGTTGAGAGTCAATTCATTTGCAGTCTGGATTTGGCCATGCatgctctaggtcaggggtgttcgactctggcgcttcagatgttcaaggactacagttcccatcaggccctgctggcatggccaattggggctgatgggaattgtagtccatgaacatctgacgcgcTGGAGTTGGACAGCCCTGCTCTAGGTCAACATTCaagttcctgctgcttctgtAATTTTCAGCACTCTGATTAAAAGAGGTATGTAAATACactagctaattttttttaatgtgtcttGCGTCTTCCTGTTGCTGAAAAACAGGGCAAGTCTGTGCATGGGCTCTTGCTTCTTTTTCCTCAGGCATTTTGAAAACGAGGTACTGCAAGCGAGAtactaaaaatactaaaatggagTTAGTTATCTGAGGTTAATTTTAGAGACTGAAAAAAGAGAGGCGATCCTCAAAGTGGTAtgtctttaaaaagttttttaagcagaataaaaacaatacattCCCAGTGTTTTTTCTGGTTGAAAATAACGTTCAGGAGTAACGGGgcctaatacattttaaaaacaaatgaccTCCTTGGAAACCTTGGATTTTGCGGGATATATTTCTGCCTGGTATGTCTTCATTGTAAATAAAGGCTGTTGTCTCCTGTAGCCCCTGTAGggaatttttaaatgaaataatattGGGCGGTCATTGGTTTCTGTTGTGTTAACCTTTCTGTCAAGCCTTAGCTTGGAGCTGGCCTGTCTTCCTTTGATTTCCATTTTCGATGTCCTTCTCTTCTTTACTGTGCTTACTTTTATAGTAAGTGATATGGCACACCACATTGTGTCCCTTACGatgtgctctgtctggaatcagggcaacatctattagaaactagggcatgggctgtaacatttaagttttggctgcatctgtgcttctgcacagatccaaaaagtttatctttgctagaaatgagggagcttcagctttcgaagtggtggctccatattggaaaaaaaatcttctccttgggtttcccATGGGAGTCTTCTTCAGTATAAGCTTACCGGCCATCACGGAAATTCTTACTCATCATCTAAAGCATCAGACTGTAAATTTGCATTTCAGGAAATAACTCAATCTCTCCtggagtgctgcacaaagctcctgttcccctctatactttgggatcacacccccgaaatctagccctgctgtatatttagaacagcttgttaattataagtgcagatgggtcatgaccagagcaaggtgcaactcattcccctctgtctacctTCTTCAAGGTCGCTTTCCTTTAACATTTTCCCAtgcaaagtgagcgttgttgtcggtaacTCGTCCCAACGCTTGTACGGACTCTAATCCTCTCTATATCcccctgctttactgttcaaggtataatgatattagaaccgatctgggagctttactacctctagaatttatgtttctctcagacaaactaaaaatgtctaagctactgaacagccctaatgtagaattttctgaagcagttgccacattttaaatccgtgttctacatgatgtatAACAATggtcctgttattgtacttggaatgtatggtacttctggttttatgcctaatgaaggtttttggattggattggatagcAAGTGATATACCACATACGGGATGAACCTGATATTTAGCATTTAGAAATGCCTGTTCTCATTTTTACTGCCTTTGTGAGCACCCAGAGTAGCTTAAATGTGGTTTGTAAGTGACCTTCTGTCTCGGTGGTGCTCAGGGTAGTCGTTCTTTGCCAACGGTAAGTAAATAGATCTGAACCTGCGTGCAACCATTTTATATGAAAGCCTCCTGATGCCTCTGCATGAATTCTGTGCATCAGCCGGTTCCCACTTCAAATGGGCGAGCAATGAGCTAGAGCGGCTGTTGTGAGTCTGTGTCCTGATGCTCTCCATGTTCATGCTCACGAGCACCTTTGTTGTCTTCCCCTGCAGAAACACTGTGCTTCTATGGCGACTTACCTGGAGTTTATTCAGCAGAACGAAGAACGGGATGGAGTGCGTTTCAGTTGGAACGTCTGGCCCTCCAGCAGACTGGAGGCCACGAGAATGGTTGTCCCCTTGGCCTGTCTGCTGACTCCTCTGAAGGAACGCCTAGACCTGCCACCCGTCCAGTACGAGCCGGTCCTCTGCAGCAGGCCTACTTGCAAAACTGTGCTTAATCCACTTTGGTACGAGTCCCTTTAATTTCCTCTTTAGTAGAAGAGAAGGGAGAACCATGCAggggagtggtgggatccaaaaattgtagtaacaggttcccatgggggtgggatttaaacagtggcgtagcgccaatggggctgggtggggcacggcaggggcgtggccgggcattccgggggcggggcattgataatttctctgttactgtaaaaaaaactcttactgtaaaaaaaaaagttcctaatttccagctggtatctttctgcccataatttaaatcattatagcaagtcctatcgtctactgccagcagaaacaactagAAGACCCTAGAAGACCAGGAGAGTGATCACACTTTTAGCATGATTGTATctaatttgttatttattgtgCAATTTCTGTACCTTGTATTTTTCAGTTTACATGGTAACTGCGTTAGTAATTGTATGAAAGGTTTTGCCTTAATTCAAATGGGTGAGACCAAAACTTCACATTTTTCTTAGTTCTCCTTAATCTAGTAAAGGAGTATAAATAATTAGATTTAAGAATCCACCAGGCTGCAAGGCTGtctgtctcttttcctttctgttgtgTGTGCGCAAGCAAGTATTTGCATGCACTCCGCTGCTCAGTTTTGGCACAAGTACTTCCAACTTGGGTTCTGAGGAACCCAAACAAGCTCTCTTCAACTCATTGAGGagagcagttaagagcaggtgcccactgatctggaggaactgggtttgattctccgctctgccacttgagctgtggaggctcatctggggaattcagattagcctgggcactcccacacacgccagctgggtgaccttgggctagtcacagcttctcagagctctctcagccccacctacctcacagggtgtttgttgtgagggggggaagggccaggagattgtcagcccctttgagtctcctgcagtcaAAGTCCCCTACCCCAGGGGTCTTAATCCCCCCTAAATCTGTGACCCACCTTCCACAACCAGTCATAAATGTAAGACCTTTCAGCTGCAAACATGTGACAGAAAGTGGTATAACAGCCGAGTTATgtgccaacctatggcgctccagatgttcatggactacaattcccaccagcccctgccagcatggccaattggctccatCTGCATGCAGAACATCGGAcagccagctggcaggggtgagagtgaaggagaaaaaggcagcATAAAGGAAATCTTTTGCAGGGAAGTCTCTGTACCTGCCTATGTGAGGAAAAGAAATCCTTTGGCACCCTGGGATgatctcacctttctgccctgcTGTGTCTCTCAATGtgcaggcaaaaaaacccccaaatccgCCAGGAGGTGGAGCAGTCTTGCTTTCTACACACAGTAGGCTAGCAGTAGGCCCTTCCAACAAGTGGGAAAATACAGCCTCTGTACAGGGGCTTGTGATCTAACAGCTGGACTTGCCTAGCTCATGGTTTGAAAGACCACTGCTCTAGTTTAACCAGGAGCAATTGTGTCTTGCTGCCATttgaacaatgaagaagaagaagagtttggatttatatcccccctttctttcctgcaggagactcaaaggggcttacaatctccttgcccttccccccatacaacaaacaccctgtgaggtaggtggggctgagagagctccgaaaagctttgactagcccaaggtcacccagctggcatgtgtgagagtgcacaggctaatctgaattccccagataagcctccacagctcaagtggcagagcggagagtcaaacccagttcctccagattagaatgcaccagttcttaaccactacgccactgctgcttaaagtGGAATTTTATGAGGCAATAGCCACAGTAGTAACGTTTCTGTTACGCTGCCAAGCAGTGCCATAAATCTCCCTTGAAAATCTCTTTTGCACCTTTAATGCCAGTTATTTTGGGAGCATAACGGAGCGCTGTGCCTTCGTTCTTTAAAGTACCGGCTGTGGTGATTCCAGATTTGCTCTGAGCTGCTTTTGTCTGTGTCCCTTTCTTACAGTCAAGTGGATTATCGAGCCAAACTTTGGGCCTGCAACTTCTGCTTTCAGAGAAACCAGGTGGGTGTGAAAAAGACGTGGAACGCAGAACtgcctttgttttttttctcttttgatgCTGCAGTGATTGGGCTGGTGCTCTTTGAGGCGCTGCGACCGTCTGCCTTGCTTGGTTAAACTTGCTTCATGTCTTGTAATACAAAGATGTTTGCGTTTCCATTGGCGTTTGCCATGCCTTTCATTGTTATTTTGGAGCCGGTGCATCATTAAATGCCGGCTTTCCTAATTACAAGGCAGCGGCTCAGTTCAAGCTTCATGCAACACTGTGGGCTGCCTGTAGTTGAGGGCAGCGAtgccatcttgctggcctcccttgctttccttcttccctttcttttccccttagttttccctctcttttctccCATGGGTATGCATACGCCAGGCTAGATTTATCaatggcggagctacaaggggacaggggggaatgcgcaaggtctcctgggaagtgtagttcccaccaggccgttttcagcctgaagtgaaTAGGCTGCTTTTCCAACCTGcactttttcagactgaactaaagtaaggggtgggaggggggtgccacgagggaggagcagaaaacacagagtgtgcaccacacgcactttggcccagctacacaTCTGGGATTtgttatagggcagtgatggcgaacctatggcacgggtgccagaggtggcactcagagccctctctgtgggcacgcgcaaacagagccccccccaccccaacacatctaggctggcctgggctgctgggctcgattattagcattaaatctaagtcctaattttggggaagcagtgtaggtaaccctgttaagcgctgttaaaccccactgattttcatgcaaagaactaaagcgcaatcctttacctgggagcaagctcggcaataaggcttgcttctgagtaaaccttcctagggtcgtgatacacccgttggaagagttgcatggttgcttcaaagcaaaaccactgactacaaagcaaagccaccaagcttactcccgagtaacgcggccttggagccaaccattttttctaagctaaaacctcagtattcaggttaaattgccgtgttggccctttgcgataaataagtgggttttgggttgcagtttgggcactcggtctcgaaaaggttcgccatcactgttatagggtgTTTTATTGCTTCTGATTGTACATTATATTATCTTGATTGTGggtagctgctctgagcctgctccAGCAGGGAAAGTGGATTGcaactttaataaataaataaacagtttcTAAAGCTACCACAGGCAAACCGTGGTTCAAAGCTGCTGGCAAGTTTTTTGTTTTCCATCCGTTCAGCATTCTAATCTTTGCAGCCTCTGGATGCAGGGTAATAGTAGCAACTGGGATGAACGACTCAAGCCTGCTTCAAGCCACGGTTTGTGTGTCTGGTTTGCTAGTTGATTGCAAACCAGCATTCGTGCACTGCACTGGCCCAGAGCGGAGTTTATTCATGGTTTCCTGTACTGTTCCAACTGAGCTGACATGTGACAGGATACAGCACTTGAGATGTGTGTTCACAGACCCTGTAATATGGCTTCCAGTTCAATCCTAAATATATAAACTgattaccagttgaattccgaatcatcttcaaggtgtgggtattgacctttaaggccttacgcggcctgggaccctcgtaccttcgggactgcttTAACCCATATGTCCtggctcgacctctgcgttctgcagaggccaacttactggaggtccctggcccctcaatgacgcggctggcctccactcgggccagagcctttacgactctggcgccggcctggtggaacactctcccaccagctgtctaggccctgtgggaccttggagaattccccggggcctgtaagactgagttgttccaccgggcctttggagagaccagccgctgagggtactccagctcccccccccccccgctgctccatatgggtccctaatagcatcgggacccattattcttttactGTGGGAGGGTGGTGTAAGGGTTTGTGGGACACTGTTTTGGGATATAATCTGCTTAGGATTTAATTgctttaaattgtatgtatgtttttatgtgtgatattttatactgtacaccgccctgagcccttcggggatagggcggtatattaaattaaataaattaataataataataataataataataataataataataataataataataataataataataataataataataataataataataataataaaagttcaATTGTTCAGTTATAGCTGGGCACCATTTTAATGGAATGAATGGGAAGGAATGAAACTTATTCATACATTTGATTAAAGTAACACTATTTGCTGCTGACATTTTTTGTCATCCTGTGTGTCCTACAGTGcagtccagaacagagttactccatcTTAAGCCCAcgtgttctggattgcactgctgaTCCTTGATATGTTTCTACAGTTTCCTCCAGCATATGCCGGCATATCGGAAACAAACCAACCAGCAGAACTTATGCCACAGTTTTCCACAATCGAGTACATTGTCCAGGTAAGCATTTCTATACCAAGCATGACATTTGCCATAGATAATTTTTTCTTTAGAATCCCTGTGCCGTGGTCCCGAACGTGATTTCCTTGATGACCTAGGTCCCGGTCAGGCATCACAGAGATGTTCTTCTCAGACCCGAACAGATCTAGTTGTCATACTCATGTAGTTTGTGAAGCGCTGGATCGAACTCCCACATGGTAGCTGAGTCCTACCTGGGCAAGTTGGAGCTTGTTTCCTCTTTACAAACTAGGATTTTAAACCTCAGAATTTCAATTTAGAATAAGAACAcaataagtcagtgatggcgaacctatggcacaggtgccagaggtggcacttggagccctctctgtgggcacgcgcacacagagtttgtcatggggggcagaaaatcatcccccccacacacacacatctaggctggcttgggccactgagaacgacgtGTGCGCATCGCAGTTAGCAGGGAAGACtcgactggcgggcctggtgcctgtgctctgggttgctgctgctcgaggggggtGGGGCGCGCAGAGGagtcagagatgctagagaggcacagagtggtgtgcgggGGGcattgctggaggctagagcaggctggcccctgctcaagcgggtggggcggaggaagagggagccaaccggttttttcaaaactaaaatctcagcattcaggttaaattgccaggttggcactttgtgatgaataagtgtggtttgggttgcaatttgggcgcttggtctcaaaaaggttcgccatcactgcaataagTTGTTGCTGGATCAGGCCTGTGGTCCATTCagtccagcttcctgtttcaCACTGTGGTCAATTAGCTGCTGTGGAGAGTCAACAAACAGGTCACAGGGCAAagctttctcctgacgttttcatctagtgctggtattcagaggtttgctgcctctgatggCTGAGCCACCCTATAGCCACCGTGTGTCAAGCCCCGGACCTGTAGACCAATATGCGACTCTGAATTTcagatcagaagcctttattgacagacatcggcATGGCTGAAGAAGCCAGTTGTcagattccctgttcagacaataaatcacttgattggttcaaggtttttactgaagacatgtcaggaacatagaaagagagttctggcaaaaactacgccaaactcttgataatattagtgcaagtcacagcttctcggagctctctcagccccacctacctcacagggtgtttgttgtgaggggggaagggcaaggagattgtaagcccctttgagtctcctgcaggagacaaagggggggatttaaatccaaactcttcttcttcttctcatccccacctgcctcacaagggatctgttgtagggagaagaagggaaggtgattgtgagccATTTGAGACCCCTCAAAGATactgaaaagcagggtataaaaaaaccccctcttcctctttcctcccaaGCGTGGACCTCAGACCCCACTGGTCTTTCTCTATGTCGTGGACACGTGTTTGGAAGAGGAGGACTTGCAGGCGCTGAAGGAATCCCTGCAGATGTCCCTGAGTCTGCTGCCTCCGGATGCCCTGGTGGGGCTGATCACGTTTGGCAGGATGGTCCAGGTTCACGAACTGAGCTGCGAAGGCATCTCCAAAAGCTACGTCTTCAGGGGCACGAAGGATCTCACCGCAAAGCAAATCCAGGTATTTCTCTCTCCCTTGGCTTTGCCTTTTCCATAGTGGTCTCCTGGCCTTCCagttgtctccccccaccccaccccccaggaattATTTTGAAAGGGGCTCTTTTTCTCAACGTTCGTGTCTGCCTTGGTTTTCAGAATATGCTGGGTCTCATGAGGCCTGCTGCACCCGCTCAACAAGGGAGGCCCTTCCAGCCTCACGAGCAGCCCGTCGTCTCCAGCAGGTACGTTGCTATGCAGGGCATGCTGCGTCCACAAGGCCGCCGTTGCTGCGCTCGCACGCAGCTTCTAAACATCCAAGTTGCTGTATGGATTTTACAGAAGGAAGTGTTAATTCGTTTTCTTGT
This window encodes:
- the SEC23B gene encoding protein transport protein Sec23B; amino-acid sequence: MATYLEFIQQNEERDGVRFSWNVWPSSRLEATRMVVPLACLLTPLKERLDLPPVQYEPVLCSRPTCKTVLNPLCQVDYRAKLWACNFCFQRNQFPPAYAGISETNQPAELMPQFSTIEYIVQRGPQTPLVFLYVVDTCLEEEDLQALKESLQMSLSLLPPDALVGLITFGRMVQVHELSCEGISKSYVFRGTKDLTAKQIQNMLGLMRPAAPAQQGRPFQPHEQPVVSSRFLQPVHKIDMNLTDLLGELQRDPWPVTQGKRPLRSTGAALSIAVGLLEGTFPNTGARIMLFTGGPPTQGPGMVVGDELKTPIRSWHDIEKDNARFMKKAMKHYEMLANRTAANGHCIDIYACALDQTGLLEMKCCSNLTGYVLRPQPNGAGPFHWCCARFLLSKVNPSQTHNNLYAWGQESGAPILTDDVSLQVFMDHLKKLAVSSAS